One window of Puntigrus tetrazona isolate hp1 chromosome 14, ASM1883169v1, whole genome shotgun sequence genomic DNA carries:
- the ndst1a gene encoding bifunctional heparan sulfate N-deacetylase/N-sulfotransferase 1, with the protein MLGALRLRRLVRQVPLETSFIFLFLLCALSVFLSSYFLFVVKRELEPSLAAGRAADDLYVTPNRPLPFLSGAGGMPWSDGSRTDPVVLVFVESPYSQLGQEIVAILESARFRYRTEISPGKGDMPTLMDGKRGRFVLIVYENILKYVNMDAWNRELLDRYCIEFGVGMIGFFKANENSLLSAQLKGFPLFLRSNLGLKDCTVNPKSPLLHVTRAPQVFSGPLPGDDWTVFQSNHSTYEPVLLAKTRSAESAGLMHTSVVQDLGLHDGIQRVLFGHNLSFWLHKLVFVDALSFLTAKRLSLSLERFILVDIDDIFVGKEGTRMKVSDVKALVETQNELRKSIPDFTFNLGFSGKFFHAGTDEEDRGDDLLLSYVDEFWWFPHMWSHMQPHRFHNQSVLAEQMMLNRRFAEDHSIPTQLGYAVAPHHSGVYPVHIQLYEAWKRVWDIRVTSTEEYPHLKPARFRRGFIHRGIRVLPRQTCGLFTHTIFHKEYPGGPQELERIIDGGELFLTVLLNPISIFMTHLSNYGNDRLGLFTFRRLLDFLLTWTHLKLRTLPPLQLADKYFQMFPSDAEPLWQDPCEDKRHKDIWSKEKTCDRFPKLLLIGPQKTGTTALYLFLGMHPDLSSNYPNKETFEEIQFFSGHNYHRGIDWYMEYFPLPSNSSSDYYFEKSASYFDSDAAAVRASALLPKARIITVLSDPVDRAYAWYQHQRAHVDPVALKYSFHDVITASHNAPVKLQILQKRCLAPGWYATHLSRWLQHYHRDQILVVDGQTLKTEPASVMEKIQTFLGLENRVDYHKILAFDPKKGFWCQLLDGGKTKCLGKSKGQRYADMDIQSQVFLRKYYREANIKLSKLLYKTGQVLPGWLREDLLNIR; encoded by the exons atgctcgGCGCGCTCCGCCTGCGCCGTCTCGTTCGCCAGGTGCCGCTAGAGACCAGcttcatcttcctcttcctcctgtgCGCCCTCAGTGTCTTCCTCTCTTCCTACTTCCTGTTTGTCGTCAAACGAGAGCTGGAGCCGTCGCTCGCAGCGGGACGCGCCGCCGATGACCTCTACGTGACCCCAAACCGGCCCCTCCCATTCCTGTCCGGAGCGGGCGGGATGCCGTGGTCCGACGGCTCTCGGACGGATCCGGTCGTGCTGGTGTTCGTGGAGAGTCCGTATTCTCAGCTCGGACAGGAGATCGTGGCCATCCTGGAGTCGGCGAGGTTTCGCTACCGGACGGAAATCTCTCCCGGAAAAGGAGACATGCCCACATTAATGGACGGAAAGCGGGGCCGCTTTGTGCTTATTGTTTACGAAAACATCTTGAAGTATGTGAACATGGACGCCTGGAACAGAGAGCTGTTGGACAGATACTGTATCGAGTTTGGAGTGGGAATGATCGGCTTCTTTAAG GCCAATGAGAACAGTCTGCTGAGCGCGCAGCTGAAAGGATTCCCGTTGTTCCTGCGCTCCAACCTGGGTCTGAAGGACTGTACGGTCAACCCTAAATCCCCTCTGCTGCACGTCACACGAGCACCACAG GTGTTTAGTGGTCCTCTCCCCGGGGACGACTGGACCGTCTTCCAGTCCAATCACTCCACCTACGAGCCGGTTCTGCTGGCTAAAACCCGCTCGGCCGAGAGCGCTGGACTCATGCACACGTCCGTGGTTCAGGATCTTGGCCTTCACGACGGCATCCAGAGGGTTCTGTTCGGACACAACCTCTCCTTCTGGCTTCACAAGCTGGTGTTTGTGGACGCTCTGTCCTTCCTCACCGCTAAGAGACTGTCTCTGTCCCTCGAGCGCTTCATACTGGTGGACATCGATGATATATTTGTGGGAAAGGAAGGGACCAGGATGAAGGTGTCAGATGTGAAG GCGCTGGTTGAAACTCAGAATGAGCTGCGGAAGTCGATTCCAGATTTCACTTTTAACCTGGGCTTCTCAGGGAAGTTCTTCCATGCAG GTACTGATGAGGAGGATCGGGGTGATGATCTGCTGCTGTCGTACGTTGATGAGTTCTGGTGGTTTCCTCACATGTGGAGTCACATGCAGCCGCACCGCTTCCATAACCAGAGTGTGTTAGCAGAGCAGATGATGCTGAACCGCCGCTTCGCTGAG GATCACTCCATCCCGACTCAGCTGGGTTATGCAGTGGCTCCTCATCACTCCGGCGTGTATCCtgtccacatccagctgtacgAGGCCTGGAAGCGTGTGTGGGACATCAGAGTGACCAGCACCGAGGAGTACCCACACCTCAAACCCGCTCGGTTCAGACGCGGATTCATCCACCGTGGCatcaga GTTTTGCCCAGGCAGACGTGCGGTCTGTTCACACACACCATCTTTCATAAGGAGTACCCCGGCGGGCCGCAGGAGCTGGAGCGGATCATTGACGGAGGGGAGCTGTTCCTCACTGTCCTGCTCAATCCT ATCAGCATCTTCATGACGCACCTGTCGAACTACGGGAACGACCGCCTGGGTTTGTTCACCTTCAGACGTCTGCTCGACTTCCTGCTCACCTGGACGCACCTGAAACTACGGACCCTCCCTCCGCTGCAGCTGGCCGACAAATACTTCCAGATGTTCCCGTCTGACGCCGAGCCGCTCTGGCAG GACCCCTGTGAGGATAAAAGACACAAAGACATTTGGTCCAAGGAGAAAACCTGTGACCGGTTCCCAAAACTGCTGCTCATTGGCCCTCAGAAGACAG GAACGACGGCTCTCTATCTGTTTTTGGGGATGCATCCTGATCTCAGCAGTAACTACCCCAATAAAGAGACGTTTGAGGAGATTCAGTTCTTCAGCGGTCACAATTATCACCGGGGCATTGACTG GTACATGGAGTATTTCCCCCTCCCGTCCAACAGCAGCTCggattattattttgagaaaagtGCCAGTTATTTTGATTCAGATGCAGCTGCGGTCCGAGCCTCAGCGCTGCTGCCCAAAGCCAGAATCATCACGGTCCTGAGTGACCCTGTGGACCGAGCCTACGCCTGGTACCAG CATCAGAGAGCACATGTTGACCCTGTGGCTCTGAAATATTCTTTCCATGATGTCATCACggcatcccacaatgcacctgtGAAGCTGCAGATCCTGCAAAAGCGTTGTCTGGCTCCAGGATGGTACGCCACACACCTCTCCCGCTGGCTCCAGCACTACCACCGCGACCAG ATTCTGGTTGTGGATGGTCAGACATTGAAAACGGAGCCAGCATCCGTCATGGAGAAGATCCAGACATTTCTGGGTTTGGAGAATCGAGTCGATTACCATAAAATTCTAGC GTTTGACCCCAAGAAAGGCTTCTGGTGTCAGCTGCTGGACGGAGGAAAGACCAAGTGTTTAGGGAAGAGTAAAGGACAGAGATACGCAGACATGGACATACAA TCTCAGGTGTTTTTGAGGAAGTACTACAGAGAGGCTAACATCAAGCTCTCTAAACTGCTCTATAAGACGGGTCAGGTTCTGCCCGGCTGGCTCAGAGAGGACCTGCTCAACATCAGGTAA